The Montipora foliosa isolate CH-2021 chromosome 1, ASM3666993v2, whole genome shotgun sequence genome has a window encoding:
- the LOC137971668 gene encoding substance-K receptor-like: MANHFLDNAQNEEQLRTTFSPSECIAWLTVLCTIGIATVTVNGLAVIVYLKEPSLRKRSMYLVISLAIADLCIGGISLDKEVFSTGHRCNLWKNYLSSAGKRILIAVSWVFPVASVTNLAVISLERMHATFRPFKHRLVKKWIFGASAAFVWCTAVLSSSACMYLYAQGDLRKFTFVPLSILACCLCIILVSYASIVVKMYCGTRPHHHGAGSRERKLTMTLFIVTVLSLALLLPFILSSYFIFSRTVLSSHLGMFFASLAYANSLVNPILYAYRIPEFKRAMSSFLGCRPRAQVFPQ; this comes from the coding sequence ATGGCTAATCATTTCCTGGATAACGCGCAAAATGAAGAACAACTTAGAACGACGTTTTCTCCATCGGAGTGCATTGCTTGGCTTACAGTACTTTGTACTATAGGTATTGCCACAGTAACGGTCAATGGCCTTGCAGTCATTGTCTACCTCAAGGAGCCAAGTCTTCGCAAGCGTAGTatgtacctggtgatcagcctAGCGATAGCAGACTTGTGCATTGGAGGAATCTCGTTGGACAAAGAGGTGTTCAGTACAGGACATAGATGCAACCTTTGGAAGAACTATTTATCGTCAGCCGGGAAAAGGATTTTAATTGCCGTCTCTTGGGTTTTTCCAGTAGCCTCGGTGACAAACCTTGCTgttatttctttggagcggatgcACGCCACGTTTCGCCCATTTAAGCATCGTCTCGTCAAAAAGTGGATTTTTGGAGCATCAGCTGCGTTCGTTTGGTGTACCGCTGTGCTAAGCTCCTCGGCTTGCATGTACTTATATGCCCAAGGCGATCTTCGGAAGTTTACCTTCGTGCCTTTGTCAATATTGGCTTGTTGCCTTTGTATTATCCTTGTTTCGTATGCGTCGATCGTTGTTAAAATGTACTGCGGAACTCGTCCTCACCACCATGGCGCGGGAAgtcgagaaagaaaactgaccatgACACTCTTCATAGTGACAGTTCTATCTTTAGCATTGTTGCTACCGTTCATTCTTTCTTCTTATTTCATATTCTCCAGAACAGTCCTTTCCAGTCATTTAGGTATGTTTTTTGCATCTTTGGCTTATGCCAATTCACTAGTCAATCCCATTTTGTATGCCTATAGAATCCCAGAATTCAAAAGAGCGATGTCTTCATTTTTGGGCTGTAGACCACGCGCTCAGGTTTTCCCTCAGTAG
- the LOC137971662 gene encoding uncharacterized protein, with amino-acid sequence MPNLAQRGKHYSQYANYPAQNVYSRSQLHSIRFSCGKIKPGDNILSKLKEFSVFKYRGNRAGHGRRSGLRIPTLAPQDRKNANYLRSSGRYRTLTVVDLADKPGPSAPKIIPKCMVINARSLAKPDAASALHAELHSNNIDICFVSETWLNNRIPSHLVCPIGYILLRKDRAGTRNGGGVAIICRSDWQIKCLFASDSFECVWSVITTSNSKYYVAAVYHPPDPVYAGGEMLDYLSDCCEQVLSSDSDARIVIAGDINQLDINTLMSQHNFQQLVKSFTRGQKILDVFLTNCPHLWKQKSVFKSLVRSDHLSILVNMPRIVVKPFRKTVSFRDAREHRKLCMGKKMDQFDWERFTISDDPSDNVRRLSETLFLMFNECFPVIKVRMSSRDPPYMSPLVKHLCKIRKKNTRSHRESENHVLQERINELIRAEQIRAVNERRSSYHTSSRRWWNTVNMITGRQARNAPVSATIDPKTINLYFQSINIDDQYSSPKVLSIPDGTRIPTIEVHTVWKFLSTLKRTAPGPDELPFWIWRDYAYQLAPTITKVFNSSLKKQLIPCLWKLANITPIPKETLFETCNQLRPISLTNVIMRLFERVVVRQELSPALGSAIGPDQFAHEEGCNTTLRWRSLLVNIIG; translated from the coding sequence ATGCCAAATTTAGCTCAACGTGGCAAGCATTATTCCCAGTATGCTAATTACCCAGCGCAAAATGTTTACTCAAGAAGCCAACTTCACTCTATTCGCTTCTCTTGCGGGAAAATTAAGCCTGGAGATAATATCCTAAGTAAACTGAAAGAGTTTTCTGTTTTTAAATATCGTGGAAATCGTGCTGGCCATGGTAGAAGATCTGGCTTGAGAATTCCAACTCTCGCACCACAAGATcggaaaaatgctaattatctTCGAAGTAGCGGACGCTATCGAACACTCACCGTTGTGGATTTAGCCGATAAGCCTGGACCGTCTGCCCCTAAAATTATCCCTAAGTGCATGGTAATTAATGCTCGATCTCTCGCTAAGCCAGATGCGGCTTCAGCTCTTCATGCAGAGCTCCACTCTAATAATATTGACATCTGCTTTGTCTCTGAGACATGGCTTAATAACAGGATCCCTTCGCACTTGGTGTGCCCCATTGGATATATTCTCTTAAGGAAGGACCGCGCTGGTACGCGTAATGGGGGTGGAGTAGCGATCATCTGCAGAAGTGACTGGCAAATTAAGTGTTTATTTGCTAGTGATTCTTTCGAATGTGTTTGGAGCGTTATAACTACGTCCAATTCTAAGTACTACGTAGCTGCTGTCTATCATCCTCCAGATCCAGTTTATGCGGGTGGTGAAATGCTCGATTATTTGTCCGACTGTTGCGAACAAGTCCTATCTTCAGACTCTGACGCCAGGATCGTTATTGCGGGTGATATTAACCAACTTGATATTAATACCTTAATGAGCCAACATAATTTTCAGCAATTGGTTAAGTCCTTTACGCGAGGTCAAAAAATACTGGATGTATTTCTTACCAATTGTCCCCATCTATGGAAGCAAAAATCTGTGTTTAAAAGCCTTGTACGATCAGATCATCTCTCTATTCTGGTTAATATGCCTCGTATTGTAGTCAAGCCATTCCGTAAAACTGTTTCCTTTCGGGATGCACGAGAGCATCGCAAACTTTGTATGGGCAAAAAGATGGACCAGTTTGACTGGGAACGTTTTACCATTTCTGATGATCCTAGTGATAATGTCAGACGTTTAAGCGAGACTCTATTTTTGATGTTTAACGAGTGTTTCCCGGTTATCAAGGTTAGAATGTCATCCCGAGATCCGCCCTATATGTCTCCTCTTGTTAAACATTTGtgtaaaatcaggaaaaagAACACACGGAGTCATAGAGAGTCTGAAAACCATGTCCTGCAAGAGCGAATAAACGAACTCATTCGCGCTGAACAAATCCGTGCTGTTAATGAGAGAAGAAGTAGTTATCACACCAGCTCGAGGAGGTGGTGGAATACTGTCAATATGATCACTGGAAGACAGGCTCGCAATGCACCCGTCAGCGCTACTATAGAcccaaaaacaattaatttatattTCCAGTCTATCAACATTGACGATCAGTACTCCTCGCCCAAAGTCCTTTCCATCCCGGATGGCACTCGTATTCCTACAATTGAGGTGCACACTGTATGGAAGTTTCTGAGTACATTAAAGCGCACTGCTCCGGGTCCAGATGAACTTCCGTTTTGGATCTGGAGGGATTATGCTTATCAACTTGCACCAACGATAACCAAAGTATTTAACTCTTCTCTTAAAAAACAGTTGATCCCCTGTTTGTGGAAACTAGCTAATATTACTCCTATTCCTAAAGAGACTCtttttgaaacatgtaatcAGCTGAGACCAATTTCCTTAACTAACGTTATTATGAGACTCTTTGAAAGAGTGGTAGTAAGGCAAGAGCTGTCTCCTGCATTGGGGTCTGCTATTGGGCCAGACCAGTTTGCCCATGAAGAAGGATGCAACACAACCCTCAGATGGCGCTCCTTACTTGTCAACATCATTGGCTAA